A genomic segment from Curtobacterium sp. MCSS17_007 encodes:
- a CDS encoding SRPBCC family protein: MPQIIETVDVNVPVRQAYDQWTRFEEFPTFLDEVEKIVQVDDKTTDWTVKVAGQERDFRAVITEQHPDERVAWTVKDGEVEHAGVVTFHKLSDTETRVTAQIDWEPTGLLEKLGSAVGVGGHAVKKDLQNYKERVENAPTEPGWRGDVQA; this comes from the coding sequence ATGCCCCAGATCATCGAGACCGTCGACGTCAACGTCCCGGTCCGCCAGGCCTACGACCAGTGGACCCGGTTCGAGGAGTTCCCCACGTTCCTCGACGAGGTCGAGAAGATCGTCCAGGTGGACGACAAGACCACCGACTGGACCGTCAAGGTCGCCGGTCAGGAGCGCGACTTCCGCGCCGTGATCACCGAGCAGCACCCGGACGAGCGCGTCGCGTGGACCGTCAAGGACGGCGAGGTCGAGCACGCAGGCGTCGTCACCTTCCACAAGCTCTCGGACACCGAGACCCGCGTCACCGCACAGATCGACTGGGAGCCGACCGGCCTCCTCGAGAAGCTCGGCTCCGCCGTCGGTGTCGGCGGCCACGCCGTGAAGAAGGACCTGCAGAACTACAAGGAGCGCGTCGAGAACGCACCGACCGAGCCGGGCTGGCGCGGCGACGTCCAGGCCTAG
- a CDS encoding amino-acid N-acetyltransferase — MTGHGKHAFDERDEHGIRVRPALASDVPHIQRLIAPYVDRRILLGKENVALYGSIQQFRIAEGPDGVPIGCGALAVFWDDIAEVRTLALDPDWIHKRVGHRMLEALEHDARALGVARIFCLTFEVEFFAKHGYLEIGEQVVSPDVYAELVRSSDEGVAEFLDLARVKPNTLGNTRMLKIL; from the coding sequence ATGACGGGACACGGGAAGCACGCGTTCGACGAGCGGGACGAGCACGGGATCCGGGTGCGACCGGCGCTCGCGTCGGACGTGCCGCACATCCAGCGGCTCATCGCCCCGTACGTCGACCGGCGCATCCTGCTCGGCAAGGAGAACGTCGCCCTGTACGGCTCGATCCAGCAGTTCCGGATCGCCGAGGGGCCGGACGGTGTGCCGATCGGCTGCGGCGCGCTCGCCGTGTTCTGGGACGACATCGCCGAGGTCCGCACGCTCGCGCTCGACCCCGACTGGATCCACAAGCGCGTCGGCCACCGCATGCTCGAGGCGCTCGAGCACGACGCCCGCGCGCTCGGGGTGGCCCGGATCTTCTGCCTGACCTTCGAGGTCGAGTTCTTCGCGAAGCACGGGTACCTGGAGATCGGTGAGCAGGTCGTGTCGCCCGACGTCTACGCCGAACTCGTGCGGTCGTCGGACGAAGGGGTCGCGGAGTTCCTCGACCTCGCGCGGGTGAAGCCGAACACGCTCGGCAACACCCGCATGCTGAAGATCCTCTGA
- a CDS encoding cold-shock protein produces MATGTVKWFNNEKGFGFIAPDDGSADVFAHFSAIAGNGYKSLEENQKVEFEITEGRKGPQAENISVIG; encoded by the coding sequence ATGGCAACTGGCACCGTCAAGTGGTTCAACAACGAAAAGGGCTTCGGCTTCATCGCTCCGGACGACGGCAGCGCTGACGTCTTCGCGCACTTCTCCGCGATCGCTGGCAACGGCTACAAGTCGCTCGAGGAGAACCAGAAGGTGGAGTTCGAGATCACCGAGGGCCGCAAGGGCCCGCAGGCCGAGAACATCTCGGTCATCGGCTGA